In one window of Ruminococcus hominis DNA:
- a CDS encoding glycoside hydrolase family 3 protein, whose translation MFDYKAKPFHLTDEEAKWVEDTYEGMSLEEKIGQLFCPIVFTKDENELRELVQTKHIGGMLYREGPGEELRQAHKILQDASKIPLLTASNLEYGGNGSAIEGTYFGREMLVAATQDAEKAYQLGKVSCSEGAAVGVNWSFAPVVDLDQNYRNPITNVRTFGDDLQTVINMGKAYIKAAQEEGVATSVKHFPGDGVDERDQHLLTSVNYLSCEEWDKTYGKIYEEMIDAGTLTVMAAHIAMPAYEEYFDKKPCEKIIPATLSENLMKRLLREKLGFNGLITTDATPMVGFCSAEERAKAVPLCIENGCDVILFNRNMDEDMQYMFDGYKNGLLSEARLEEAVKRILATKSAMKLPQKKAEGALVPGPEALDILKCEKHDTWAKECADQGVTLVKDTQNLLPLNPEKQKRVLLEIMGDFPSNERVTAYFKGKLEAEGFEVTVYEKEGFEVMEDTVESFKSRYDLVLYLANIETASNKTVSRLNWHTMFGLGNNMPWMVHELPVAFVSVGNPYHLLDAPMVKTYINGYCNSEYVMDAVVDKMMGRSEFKGTSPIDPFCGKIDLKF comes from the coding sequence ATGTTTGATTACAAAGCAAAGCCATTTCATTTGACAGATGAAGAAGCAAAATGGGTGGAAGATACATATGAGGGAATGAGTCTGGAAGAAAAAATAGGACAATTATTTTGTCCGATTGTATTTACAAAAGATGAAAATGAGTTAAGAGAATTGGTTCAGACAAAACATATTGGTGGGATGTTATATCGAGAAGGTCCTGGAGAAGAACTTCGTCAGGCACATAAAATATTGCAGGATGCATCAAAGATTCCGCTTCTTACAGCATCAAATCTGGAGTATGGCGGAAATGGTTCTGCTATAGAGGGAACTTATTTTGGACGTGAGATGCTTGTCGCTGCAACTCAGGATGCAGAAAAAGCATATCAGCTTGGTAAAGTAAGCTGCAGTGAGGGTGCAGCAGTTGGTGTAAATTGGTCTTTCGCACCGGTAGTGGATTTGGATCAGAACTATCGCAATCCGATTACAAATGTTCGTACATTTGGGGATGATCTGCAGACAGTCATTAATATGGGTAAAGCCTATATTAAAGCTGCACAGGAAGAAGGTGTTGCAACTTCTGTAAAACATTTCCCAGGAGATGGAGTGGACGAGCGTGACCAGCACCTTTTAACCAGTGTGAATTACTTAAGCTGTGAAGAGTGGGACAAGACATATGGTAAAATTTATGAAGAAATGATTGATGCCGGAACTTTGACAGTGATGGCGGCACATATTGCGATGCCAGCATATGAAGAATATTTTGACAAGAAACCATGTGAGAAAATTATTCCGGCAACATTGTCTGAAAATCTGATGAAGCGTCTGCTTCGTGAAAAGTTAGGTTTCAATGGACTGATTACAACAGATGCAACACCTATGGTCGGATTTTGTAGTGCAGAAGAACGTGCTAAGGCAGTACCACTTTGTATTGAAAATGGATGCGATGTGATTCTTTTCAACCGCAACATGGACGAAGATATGCAGTACATGTTTGATGGCTATAAAAATGGACTTCTTTCAGAAGCGCGATTGGAAGAAGCAGTAAAACGTATTCTTGCTACGAAATCGGCAATGAAGCTGCCACAGAAAAAAGCCGAAGGAGCTCTAGTTCCGGGACCGGAAGCTCTGGATATCTTAAAATGTGAGAAGCATGATACATGGGCAAAAGAATGCGCAGATCAGGGCGTAACGCTTGTAAAAGATACACAGAATCTGCTTCCGTTAAATCCTGAAAAACAGAAACGTGTGTTATTGGAAATCATGGGAGATTTTCCATCCAATGAGCGAGTGACAGCATATTTTAAAGGAAAATTAGAAGCAGAAGGATTTGAAGTTACGGTATATGAAAAAGAAGGATTTGAAGTTATGGAAGATACCGTAGAAAGCTTCAAGAGTCGTTATGATCTCGTGCTGTATCTGGCAAATATTGAGACAGCTTCAAACAAAACAGTATCTCGTCTGAACTGGCATACAATGTTCGGTCTTGGAAACAACATGCCTTGGATGGTGCATGAGCTTCCTGTTGCATTTGTCAGCGTTGGAAACCCATATCATTTGCTGGATGCACCAATGGTAAAAACATACATCAACGGATATTGCAATTCTGAATATGTAATGGATGCTGTTGTGGATAAAATGATGGGAAGAAGTGAGTTTAAGGGAACATCACCGATTGATCCATTCTGTGGTAAGATTGATTTGAAATTCTAA
- a CDS encoding alpha-L-rhamnosidase, with product MTITNVRINGIENPVGFAYDYLLCSWNVEEAQGKKQTNVVIEVSESEDFEEILYKKEAADLKQNGEKLDVELKPRTTYYYRVTVTTDAGECVTSDIATFETGKMDEVWTGKWIAPAKEDTIHPVLEKTFAIEKEVKRARLYMTGVGLFETYLDGTKIGEEYLAPYINDYESEIQVLTFPMEGILKEAKEYTLSVMLGKGWYMGTFGLGMSEKNYGSRMAAIGELHLEYEDGTEELIVTDESWNYYGSDIEDSGIYFGEILNRQLWDGKENEKKQVEVLEHPEEQEETKNLSVEKLQDRLSLPVVEKETLSVQDIIYTPAEEIVLDMGQNFAGFLEFKANFPKGTKVVLDFGEILQQGNFYNKNYRDAKSQFVYISDGREEVVRPHFTFFGFRYVRVTGWPGELDKEDFVGKVIYSDLRRTGSLETSDAKINRLYQNTVWGQKSNFIDMPTDCPQRSERLGWTGDAQVFAPTASYHMDTRAFFHKFIKDLRDEQKVLDGGMPNFLPNIGHTEKAGSVWGDIATFLPNTLYTYFGNAEEMEYCYPLMKDWVDFIDRGDAARGERKYLFDFMDTFGDWLALDGPTPTSFKGSTNDTFISSVYYYRSVQIVRQMAEVLNKAEDAVHYCELEEKIKKAVLDEFFTPTGRLAIDTQAAYVIALKFKVYLDRERIVEQFKARLKQDMYQIKCGFVGAPLLCTVLAEAGEYELAYDFLLKEGFPSWLYSVNLGATTIWERWNSVMPDGTISDTGMNSLNHYAYGSVMEFVYAYVAGIRPLEAGFGKVAIAPHPDVRIPEIACSYDSVSGRYVCNWKIEKDGTFTVHVEVPFNCEAVVELPGYEKEQMTLSAGSYDFSYEPKEDLRKPYGRNTTLSRIAKDGQAMGILGKYTPALAGIAASGDPEMGANSLEDLSHIGFLPFDPAALETAIGEISNIVVE from the coding sequence TTGACGATCACAAATGTAAGAATCAATGGAATAGAAAATCCAGTTGGGTTTGCTTATGATTATCTACTTTGTTCATGGAACGTGGAAGAAGCACAAGGAAAGAAACAGACAAATGTAGTCATTGAAGTTAGCGAGTCAGAAGATTTTGAAGAAATTTTATATAAAAAAGAAGCAGCGGATTTAAAGCAGAACGGTGAAAAACTGGATGTCGAATTAAAGCCTCGTACAACATATTATTATCGCGTGACAGTGACAACTGACGCAGGAGAATGTGTAACTAGTGATATCGCAACATTTGAAACAGGTAAAATGGATGAAGTATGGACTGGAAAATGGATTGCTCCGGCAAAAGAAGACACGATTCATCCAGTATTAGAGAAAACATTTGCGATAGAAAAAGAGGTGAAACGTGCTAGATTATATATGACAGGAGTTGGACTGTTTGAGACATATTTGGACGGAACAAAAATTGGAGAAGAGTATCTGGCACCATATATTAATGATTATGAGTCAGAAATCCAGGTGCTCACATTTCCAATGGAAGGTATTTTAAAAGAAGCAAAAGAATATACTTTGTCTGTAATGCTTGGAAAAGGCTGGTACATGGGTACGTTTGGGCTTGGGATGTCAGAGAAAAATTACGGAAGTAGAATGGCGGCAATCGGAGAATTACATCTGGAATACGAGGATGGAACAGAAGAGCTTATTGTGACGGATGAAAGTTGGAATTACTATGGTTCAGATATTGAAGATTCTGGAATCTATTTTGGTGAAATCCTGAATCGTCAGTTGTGGGATGGCAAAGAAAATGAGAAGAAACAGGTTGAAGTTTTAGAGCATCCGGAAGAACAAGAAGAGACAAAGAACCTTTCAGTAGAAAAATTGCAGGATCGTCTGAGCCTTCCGGTAGTTGAGAAAGAAACCCTTTCTGTACAGGATATTATCTATACACCTGCCGAGGAAATCGTGCTGGATATGGGGCAGAATTTTGCGGGATTTCTAGAATTTAAAGCAAACTTTCCAAAGGGGACAAAGGTTGTATTAGATTTTGGGGAAATTCTTCAGCAGGGTAATTTCTACAATAAAAATTATCGAGATGCAAAATCACAGTTCGTATATATTTCTGACGGAAGAGAAGAAGTGGTACGTCCACATTTTACATTTTTCGGATTCCGTTATGTACGTGTAACAGGATGGCCGGGCGAGTTGGATAAAGAAGATTTTGTGGGAAAAGTGATTTATTCAGATCTTCGCAGAACAGGTTCTCTTGAAACATCCGATGCAAAGATTAATCGTCTTTACCAGAATACGGTCTGGGGTCAGAAATCGAATTTTATTGATATGCCGACAGACTGTCCGCAGAGAAGTGAGAGACTTGGTTGGACCGGAGACGCACAGGTATTTGCACCAACGGCAAGCTATCATATGGACACAAGAGCGTTTTTCCATAAGTTCATCAAAGATTTAAGAGATGAGCAGAAAGTTCTGGATGGTGGTATGCCGAACTTTCTTCCAAACATTGGACATACAGAGAAGGCAGGTAGTGTATGGGGAGATATCGCAACATTTTTACCAAATACACTGTATACTTATTTTGGAAATGCAGAAGAAATGGAATACTGTTACCCGCTAATGAAGGATTGGGTAGACTTTATTGATAGAGGCGATGCGGCGAGGGGAGAACGCAAATATCTTTTTGATTTTATGGATACCTTTGGCGATTGGCTTGCATTGGATGGACCGACACCGACCAGTTTTAAAGGAAGTACAAATGATACATTTATTTCTTCAGTATATTACTATCGTTCCGTACAGATTGTGCGCCAGATGGCAGAAGTTTTAAATAAAGCAGAAGATGCGGTACATTATTGTGAGCTGGAAGAGAAAATTAAGAAGGCAGTATTGGATGAATTTTTTACACCGACAGGAAGACTTGCGATTGATACACAGGCAGCGTATGTGATTGCATTGAAATTTAAAGTTTATCTGGATCGTGAGCGAATTGTAGAACAGTTCAAGGCAAGATTGAAGCAGGACATGTATCAGATTAAATGTGGCTTCGTAGGAGCACCGCTTCTGTGTACAGTACTTGCAGAAGCAGGAGAATATGAATTGGCATATGATTTTCTGTTAAAAGAAGGATTCCCAAGTTGGCTTTACAGTGTAAATCTTGGAGCAACAACCATTTGGGAGCGATGGAATTCTGTTATGCCGGATGGAACAATCAGTGATACAGGAATGAATTCATTGAATCATTACGCATATGGTTCAGTCATGGAATTTGTTTATGCATACGTAGCAGGAATCCGTCCGTTAGAGGCAGGATTTGGAAAAGTTGCAATCGCACCGCATCCGGATGTGCGTATTCCGGAAATCGCATGCAGTTATGATTCTGTCAGCGGTCGTTATGTATGTAACTGGAAAATTGAAAAAGATGGAACATTTACAGTTCATGTTGAAGTTCCGTTTAATTGTGAAGCAGTAGTGGAACTTCCGGGCTATGAGAAGGAGCAGATGACATTGTCAGCAGGAAGTTATGACTTTTCATATGAACCAAAAGAAGATTTGAGAAAACCATACGGAAGAAATACCACCTTGTCGAGAATCGCAAAAGATGGACAGGCAATGGGAATTCTTGGGAAATATACACCTGCATTAGCAGGAATTGCAGCATCGGGAGATCCGGAAATGGGGGCTAATTCATTGGAAGATTTGTCACATATCGGATTCTTACCATTTGACCCGGCTGCGCTTGAGACAGCGATTGGAGAAATTTCCAATATTGTCGTGGAATAA